The Silene latifolia isolate original U9 population chromosome X, ASM4854445v1, whole genome shotgun sequence genome contains the following window.
accacgtgtccgaggtcataaACCTATTCGATTCCAGCCCTAAATAACGAGTAATAAttaatttttcacgattatccgaggtttgacgaatacGGGTTTATCGCCTACCGGTATCCCCAAATGTCCTCTGTTGCTTCTCAAATTTTGTGtgaccgctttatttgacccgagaaacCTTTTGTGTGATTTCCAGAGTATTTTTTTCCGAGACCATGAGATCTTGAAAACCGTGCATTGtacacttcattttgagccgttcgggaggtcgtaccggaccacgtttctttttctccctgtttttaaaccacgtgtccgaggtcattgcaGGAGTAAAACTATTCAATTTCCGCCCCAAATAATGAGtcttaattcatttttcacgattatttgaggttcgacgaatgctggtttatcgcataccggtacCCCTAAATGTCCTTCGTTGcttctcaaattttgtgtggccgctttatttgagccAAGAAATCTTTAGTGTGATTTTCAAAGAATTTTTTCTAGAACCCGGGAAtctcgaaaatcgtgtattatccACTTCGttttgagctgttcgggaggtcgtatcggaccacgtttctttttctccccgtttttcaaccacgtgtccgaggtcattaaAGGAGTGAAACTATTCAATTTCCACCCCAAATAACGAGTCTTatttcatttttcacgattatccgaggtacgGCGAATGCTGGTTGATCGCATACCGGTACCCCAAAATGTCCTCCGTTGGCCCTCAAATTTATTGtgaccgctttatttgacccgagaaacCTTTTGTGTaattttcagagaattttgtttcgggactctggaatctcgaaaaccgtggaTTATACGAAAGCTATATTAGACAACTATAACAGCTATAAAAGTCACTTAGAAAAATAGTCAATATATCTGCAACGACCGCATCGAGTATGACTCCGAGATACCGTTATCGTGAAACTGCGAAAGCCAACGGTACCACAACTCTGAGTGGTGTATGTGACGTGAGATACTGAGATTTGTCTCACTGTGATTCAACCGGCTTATCTCGGTTATTTGCTGAGAAATTGGTATATCTTGTCCTGCACTGCCCCATGAAGAGGGAAACGTTCCCTACAATTTAATACCAGCAAATTATTAGTTCCGAACATTTGTAGGTTTATACAAATATTTTCATCGTGTATAGCTTGATAGAATAACCTCTGAAGCTGATTTTCACAATAATCAATTTCGGCTATCACGAGTTTTTCTTTCTGTCCGGCGATTGCTTTTACTTCTCCGTTCTGTTATCATTTAAATCCAGGATATAGCAAAACTAGACTACTTTTACGTTCAATGAGTAAGAACCGAGTACGATGAAGAAATTACCGGACCAACCACCATGGAGTGACCCCATATTGTGTATGAAGCTTCGGAATCTCTAGATGGTGAACAAAGCGCAACAAAGACCTACATGAAGAACCTAACATTGACAACAGCATTACTGGTATGGTCTGTCCTTAAAGAACGAGGTTCAATGAGTTTCAAATGTCACCTGGTTATCAACTGCCCTGAAAGGTAACAAATGTAGAATTCAATTAATTGATAAGCCAATTCGGGCACCCGCCCCAAAGTATACACAGTGGGACTTGCCTGGCTTTGGCCTCCAGTTCCCAAAGCATCCTTCCTGTGCTCACATTGAATGCACTAGGGTAGATTATCAAGTCGACGCCTGTCATTGCTGCATAAGTAACTTTATCATTGCATTCAAGAATTGCCTCACATTAAAAGAGATGTAGAAAAACCTGGATCATTTCTTTTGTATAACATGGCTAACTCGGGGAATCGTATATCATGACAAATACCCACGCCAATACGTCCCACACCTGCTAGTAGATCAGACCATACAGGTTAAACTAGGAATACTGCAAATTGCCAAATTGCCTCATCCTGAATCCTTGTGTGATGATACCTGTATCAACAACTGTAGGGCTATCACCAGCAGCGAAATAATCCGATTCCCTAAATGAAGCTTCTCCAGCATCATAGTCAAACAGATGTAACTACACAAACACACAGAAAAATAACCACCATAGGAACTCACAGTTAACTGTTACTGTGCCAAATACGAACGAGTACACAGCCAAGGAACAAATGATTGGAAGTTGTAACTGGTGAAGCTTACTTTGCGATGCTTACCTTTCAGCTGTCCATCACAACCAAAAATACAGCAGGTGTTGTATAATCGACCATTTCTCAGCTCAGGAATCGACCCTCCTACGATTGTGATCCCCTGAGTAAAAGCAACATTGGATAGCATAGAATAAGCAGGTGAATGTG
Protein-coding sequences here:
- the LOC141622757 gene encoding omega-amidase, chloroplastic-like — translated: MEPYSDHTSQFKLALCQLTVTNNKADNLVRARKMLEDASHMGAKLAVLPEMWVCPYSQEYFTKCAEELDGENQSHSPAYSMLSNVAFTQGITIVGGSIPELRNGRLYNTCCIFGCDGQLKGKHRKLHLFDYDAGEASFRESDYFAAGDSPTVVDTAGVGRIGVGICHDIRFPELAMLYKRNDPAMTGVDLIIYPSAFNVSTGRMLWELEAKARAVDNQVFVALCSPSRDSEASYTIWGHSMVVGPNGEVKAIAGQKEKLVIAEIDYCENQLQRERFPLHGAVQDKIYQFLSK